Proteins from a genomic interval of Asticcacaulis sp. AND118:
- the pseG gene encoding UDP-2,4-diacetamido-2,4,6-trideoxy-beta-L-altropyranose hydrolase produces the protein MRIWVRTEASARVGLGHFMRCYAIAEEARTQGHEVVFLINDMAEAATQRLINLGIRWRSMDTAIGTPEDVQAMRAVIPLGEVILCDSYAIGPDMYNNLYTDYVVVAMDDMAVVRPLNAHLLINAAPSAHTRPYDEIAPQAVKCLGPAYAQIRQEFRRRYPAPRERHICVMFGGSDPFGFTALCSETLADMGAAEVRLIAGPAHTRVDELRRLCAERSECKLYLSPDNVAEVLAGASLVVTAAGGSLNEVAAMRLCALGLVVADNQASWLLASPFPMLDARGGWPDRFVGTVRTLLDSIDLRRGIAQRAHEQIDGRGCERIVEAIHELAL, from the coding sequence ATGCGTATTTGGGTTCGCACCGAAGCCTCGGCCCGCGTCGGGCTGGGCCATTTCATGCGCTGTTATGCCATCGCCGAAGAGGCGCGGACGCAGGGGCACGAGGTGGTGTTCCTGATCAACGACATGGCCGAAGCGGCGACGCAGCGGCTGATCAATCTGGGCATCCGTTGGCGCAGCATGGATACCGCCATCGGCACTCCGGAAGACGTGCAGGCGATGCGCGCCGTGATCCCGCTAGGTGAGGTTATCCTGTGCGACTCCTACGCCATTGGCCCGGACATGTATAATAATCTGTATACGGATTATGTTGTCGTGGCGATGGACGATATGGCGGTGGTGCGCCCCCTGAACGCACATCTGCTGATCAATGCCGCGCCGTCGGCCCACACGCGCCCCTATGACGAGATCGCGCCGCAAGCTGTGAAGTGTCTTGGTCCCGCCTATGCGCAGATCCGGCAGGAGTTCCGCCGTCGCTATCCGGCGCCGCGAGAGCGTCATATCTGCGTTATGTTCGGCGGCTCCGACCCGTTCGGCTTTACGGCCCTGTGCTCGGAAACCCTAGCGGATATGGGCGCGGCTGAGGTACGTCTGATCGCCGGGCCGGCGCATACCCGCGTCGACGAACTGCGCCGGTTGTGCGCCGAGCGGTCGGAATGCAAGCTCTACCTGTCGCCCGACAATGTCGCCGAAGTGCTGGCCGGGGCGTCTCTGGTGGTGACAGCGGCGGGCGGCAGCCTCAATGAGGTCGCGGCCATGCGGCTGTGTGCCCTGGGGCTGGTGGTGGCCGACAATCAGGCGAGCTGGCTGCTGGCCTCTCCATTCCCCATGCTCGATGCGCGCGGCGGCTGGCCCGACCGGTTCGTGGGCACCGTGCGGACCCTGCTCGACAGCATCGATCTGCGCCGGGGCATCGCCCAGCGCGCCCACGAGCAGATCGACGGGCGCGGCTGCGAACGCATCGTTGAGGCGATTCACGAACTGGCCCTGTGA
- a CDS encoding phytanoyl-CoA dioxygenase family protein, with product MATLTETFIEDGFADLGVLMPEEACRDLMAAVRASRNFGPDLFLDQATFEADPQYRGTNPMPERNLFEALSPKSDFILAEPRLKQALSELLGEDYTILDQKFVCGVPDRWLPDWLKPRIIGNPVNNLGPYIRPAYRDITYFYGIDFHQDIIDWKSRYSDLITVYVYIHPVTAGDAPLYVLPKSHKLGACMFPHDLKKQPDGRWLYRNGTGGEMTVDERMLVGDTGYVACWHACTLHGTMPVSSDAERFSARFLISRGEAAKAGLDAVNATIPYPLSLEDTRRDLGDAGEAKIKGNIITGKPGTER from the coding sequence ATGGCCACCCTCACCGAGACCTTTATCGAAGACGGCTTTGCGGATCTGGGCGTGCTGATGCCGGAAGAGGCCTGCCGCGACCTGATGGCCGCCGTGCGCGCCAGCCGCAATTTCGGGCCGGACCTCTTCCTCGATCAGGCGACCTTCGAGGCCGATCCGCAGTATCGGGGCACCAATCCCATGCCGGAGCGCAACCTGTTCGAGGCCCTGTCGCCGAAGTCGGACTTCATTCTGGCTGAACCGCGTCTGAAACAGGCCCTGAGCGAGCTTCTGGGCGAAGATTACACGATACTGGACCAAAAGTTCGTCTGCGGCGTGCCCGATCGCTGGCTCCCTGACTGGCTAAAACCGCGCATCATCGGCAATCCGGTCAATAATCTGGGGCCATACATCCGCCCGGCCTATCGCGACATCACCTATTTCTATGGCATCGACTTCCATCAGGACATTATCGACTGGAAGAGCCGCTATTCCGACCTGATCACCGTCTATGTCTATATCCATCCGGTGACGGCGGGCGATGCGCCGCTCTACGTCCTGCCGAAAAGCCACAAATTAGGGGCGTGTATGTTCCCGCACGACCTTAAAAAGCAACCGGATGGCCGTTGGCTCTATCGCAATGGCACGGGTGGCGAAATGACCGTCGATGAGCGGATGCTGGTCGGCGATACGGGCTATGTCGCCTGCTGGCACGCCTGCACCCTGCATGGAACCATGCCGGTCTCGTCGGACGCCGAACGCTTTTCGGCGCGCTTTCTGATTTCGCGCGGTGAGGCGGCAAAAGCGGGGCTAGATGCGGTCAATGCGACCATTCCCTACCCGCTGTCGCTCGAAGACACCCGCCGCGATCTGGGCGACGCCGGCGAAGCGAAGATCAAGGGCAATATTATCACCGGCAAGCCGGGGACGGAACGCTAA
- a CDS encoding type II toxin-antitoxin system ParD family antitoxin: MGTTVNLGKHFEAFAAEMVQSGRYNNTSELVRDALRIVEERERRLLSLDATLERSRADVEAGRVKSAEEVFDRLEAKYMRMAQERGE, translated from the coding sequence ATGGGCACGACCGTCAATCTCGGCAAGCACTTTGAGGCGTTTGCCGCCGAAATGGTGCAAAGTGGTCGATACAACAACACCAGCGAACTGGTGCGTGACGCGTTACGCATAGTTGAGGAACGTGAGCGCCGTTTATTATCTCTGGACGCCACGCTGGAACGCAGCCGTGCCGACGTAGAGGCGGGTCGCGTCAAATCGGCCGAAGAGGTCTTCGACCGTCTGGAAGCCAAATACATGCGCATGGCCCAAGAGCGCGGGGAATAG
- the pseH gene encoding UDP-4-amino-4,6-dideoxy-N-acetyl-beta-L-altrosamine N-acetyltransferase — MSASPRPAALRPLTAEDRDRLFDWRNRDEVRRFMYTDMVIPRERHDAWFDGLSDNETRRYFIIEWDDEPVGLANFVDIDRVSQKAAWAFYLAEPAARGKGLGAWVEFRMIEHAFDELKLEKLWCEVLESNAAVWKLHLSFGFQKEAHFRRHVVKSDGPHDVIGLGLLREDWAAAREACRDRLLTHGYEV; from the coding sequence ATGTCCGCGTCACCCCGTCCGGCTGCATTGCGGCCACTGACTGCCGAAGACCGCGACCGCCTGTTCGACTGGCGCAACCGCGATGAGGTGCGCCGCTTCATGTACACCGATATGGTGATCCCGCGCGAGCGGCACGATGCGTGGTTCGATGGGTTGTCTGACAACGAGACGAGGCGCTATTTCATCATCGAATGGGACGATGAGCCGGTCGGGCTGGCCAATTTCGTCGATATTGATCGCGTGTCGCAAAAGGCGGCCTGGGCCTTCTATCTGGCCGAACCCGCCGCGCGCGGCAAGGGGCTGGGCGCATGGGTCGAGTTCCGGATGATCGAACACGCTTTCGACGAACTGAAGCTCGAAAAGCTGTGGTGCGAAGTGCTGGAAAGCAATGCCGCCGTGTGGAAACTGCACCTCTCGTTCGGTTTCCAGAAGGAGGCGCATTTCCGCCGCCACGTCGTCAAATCGGACGGGCCGCACGATGTGATCGGGCTGGGGCTGCTGCGTGAAGACTGGGCGGCGGCGCGGGAAGCCTGCCGCGACCGCCTTCTGACGCACGGGTATGAGGTTTGA
- the pseF gene encoding pseudaminic acid cytidylyltransferase gives MSVRRIAVIPARGGSKRIPHKNIKPFFGQPLLSYSIRAARESGLFDHVIVSTDDGEIAEAARTYGAEVPFVRPPELSGDHIGTNAVIIHAIDWFTAQGEAPDAVCGIYATAPFLTATRLIAGWEALQGKRFAFSVTSYAFAVQRALYRTEEGGVRMFQPEHRLTRSQDLTPAFHDAAQYYWGWAEAFKNGEEIFSAQSAPVVLPRTEVVDIDTPEDWDVAEQMYAALRRQMNL, from the coding sequence ATGTCCGTCCGTCGCATCGCCGTCATCCCCGCGCGCGGCGGGTCAAAGCGCATTCCGCACAAGAATATCAAGCCCTTCTTCGGCCAGCCTCTGCTCAGCTATTCCATCCGCGCCGCGCGCGAAAGCGGCCTTTTCGATCATGTTATCGTCTCGACCGACGACGGCGAAATCGCCGAAGCCGCGCGCACATACGGCGCCGAAGTGCCCTTTGTGCGCCCGCCGGAACTGTCGGGCGACCATATCGGCACCAATGCGGTCATCATCCACGCTATCGACTGGTTCACCGCTCAGGGCGAGGCCCCGGATGCGGTGTGCGGCATCTACGCCACCGCGCCGTTTCTGACGGCCACGCGGCTGATCGCAGGATGGGAGGCCTTACAGGGCAAGCGCTTCGCCTTCTCCGTCACCTCCTACGCCTTCGCCGTTCAGCGCGCGCTCTATCGCACCGAAGAGGGCGGCGTGCGCATGTTTCAGCCTGAACACCGCCTGACGCGGTCTCAGGACCTGACGCCGGCCTTCCACGACGCCGCGCAGTACTACTGGGGCTGGGCCGAAGCTTTCAAAAACGGCGAAGAAATCTTCTCTGCGCAATCCGCGCCGGTCGTCCTGCCGCGCACAGAGGTAGTCGATATCGACACGCCGGAAGACTGGGACGTGGCCGAACAGATGTACGCCGCCCTGCGCCGCCAAATGAACCTTTAA
- the cysG gene encoding siroheme synthase CysG, translating into MLALPLSWPLEGRRAVLIGTGEWLVRKLTLLRRTPATLTVYTPGDDATYEGVTPERRWPTVADLSDATFVIVAFEDRALAEQGAALARQAGKPLNVVDYPDLGDFHIPAIIDRGPLSIGVATGGTAPVLARETRRRIEAAIPPSEAQLAEFALRLSPHLRELLPNVDDRRRFWEGVLDSDAARLAREGRIDAAVDMAVEAAKNPQPRKGVVHLVGAGPGDPELLTLKALRLLSEADVIVYDRLVGDGIMDLARRDSERFYVGKARSNHSVPQDQIHSLLVEQATLGKRVVRLKGGDPFVFGRGGEEVEALKAAGIEVHITPGITAALGCAASTAVPLTHRDHAQSVSFVTGHAKDGDFAHNPLALDWDRLAAHNHTLVVYMGIHTAQTISEKLTQHGRAPDTPVLVVENGTRHDETRRLTCLSDLANTLKADPPKGPALLIIGEVAALYQTTDAHPIVHEPMRTA; encoded by the coding sequence ATGCTTGCACTGCCGCTCTCCTGGCCGCTCGAAGGCCGGCGCGCCGTCCTGATCGGGACGGGCGAATGGCTTGTGCGCAAACTGACCCTGCTGCGGCGCACCCCGGCGACCCTCACCGTCTATACGCCCGGCGACGACGCGACTTACGAAGGCGTGACGCCGGAACGCCGCTGGCCCACGGTCGCGGACCTGAGCGACGCCACCTTCGTCATCGTCGCCTTCGAAGATCGCGCCCTGGCCGAACAGGGCGCGGCGCTGGCACGTCAGGCCGGCAAGCCGCTCAATGTGGTCGATTACCCGGACCTCGGCGACTTTCACATCCCCGCCATCATCGATCGCGGCCCGCTGTCGATCGGCGTGGCTACGGGGGGCACAGCGCCGGTTCTGGCCCGCGAAACCCGCCGCCGCATCGAAGCCGCCATCCCGCCCTCCGAAGCGCAACTGGCCGAGTTCGCCCTGCGCCTCAGCCCGCATCTGCGTGAACTGCTGCCCAATGTCGACGACCGCCGCCGCTTCTGGGAAGGCGTGCTGGACTCCGACGCCGCCCGTCTGGCGCGCGAAGGGCGCATCGACGCCGCGGTGGACATGGCCGTCGAAGCCGCGAAAAACCCGCAACCGCGCAAAGGCGTGGTGCATCTGGTCGGGGCCGGTCCGGGCGATCCGGAGCTTCTGACGCTGAAGGCCCTGCGCCTCCTTAGCGAGGCCGATGTCATCGTCTATGATCGGCTGGTCGGCGACGGCATCATGGACCTCGCCCGCCGAGACTCCGAACGCTTTTACGTGGGTAAGGCGCGCTCGAACCATTCCGTGCCGCAGGATCAGATCCACAGCCTGCTGGTCGAACAGGCCACGCTGGGCAAGCGCGTCGTGCGCCTCAAGGGCGGCGATCCGTTCGTTTTCGGGCGTGGCGGCGAAGAGGTCGAGGCGCTGAAGGCCGCCGGCATCGAAGTCCATATCACGCCCGGCATCACAGCGGCACTCGGTTGCGCCGCATCGACCGCTGTGCCGCTAACCCACCGCGACCATGCGCAGAGCGTGTCGTTCGTCACGGGTCACGCCAAGGATGGGGATTTCGCGCACAATCCGCTGGCGCTCGACTGGGACCGGCTGGCGGCGCACAACCACACGCTGGTCGTCTATATGGGCATCCATACGGCCCAGACGATTTCCGAAAAGTTGACCCAGCATGGACGCGCCCCCGACACGCCGGTTCTGGTGGTCGAAAACGGCACCCGTCATGACGAGACACGCAGACTGACCTGTCTGTCCGACCTGGCCAACACGCTCAAGGCCGATCCGCCCAAGGGCCCGGCCCTGCTCATTATCGGCGAAGTCGCCGCCCTTTATCAGACGACGGACGCGCACCCAATCGTCCACGAACCCATGAGGACCGCATGA
- a CDS encoding DUF2849 domain-containing protein: MKLLTANRLTDGLVLWYAGGSDLSGWTEDAANATRLEDEAAAALLEEWKARETEVVGVYVVPLVDENTLVKREYVREHVRANGPTIGQTALDTARQHQRGEVF; this comes from the coding sequence ATGAAACTGCTGACCGCCAATCGCCTGACCGACGGTCTGGTTCTGTGGTACGCCGGAGGGTCCGACCTGTCGGGCTGGACCGAGGACGCCGCTAACGCCACGCGCCTTGAGGACGAGGCCGCCGCTGCCCTGCTCGAAGAGTGGAAAGCGCGCGAAACCGAGGTGGTCGGCGTCTATGTCGTGCCGCTGGTCGATGAAAATACGCTTGTAAAGCGCGAATATGTGCGTGAGCACGTGCGCGCCAATGGCCCGACCATCGGTCAGACCGCCCTCGATACCGCCCGTCAGCACCAGCGCGGAGAAGTCTTCTAA
- a CDS encoding nitrite/sulfite reductase: protein MYQYDQFDHAMVAARNAEFKDQVARRLSGELSEDQFKPLRLMNGLYLQLHAYMLRIAVPYGVLSSRQMRTFAHIARTYDRDFGHFTTRQNIQFNWIKLADTPQILEELAAVEMHAIQTSGNCIRNTTTDQFAGAAKDELDDPRPWAELIRQWSTFHPEFTFLPRKFKIAITGATRDRAAIRVHDIGLQLTANGFDVYVGGGMGRTPHLGHLIKSGVPGEKLLSYLEAALRVYNRYGRRDNIYKARIKILVSALGPQEYARQVEEEWATLDQAQIDAPHAEIARIKSFFPQPNYADKAFDAAAIERAKAADPGFARWMRNNTLAHRRDDHVSVTISLKPTGMPPGDASSAQMDAMADAADAFGYGELRVSHEQNVILPHVAKADLYELYRQLDQNGLSSANVGKITDMIACPGLDYCSLANARAIPLAQDISNRFADEGLTDKIGDLQIKISGCINACGHHHVGHIGILGVDKQGEEFYQILLGGRADEKAALGVITGKGLSAEAVPAALERLVNLYLELRTDETERFIDTVGRLGREAFAGALHEPA from the coding sequence ATGTATCAGTATGATCAGTTCGACCACGCCATGGTCGCCGCCCGCAATGCCGAATTCAAGGACCAGGTGGCCCGCCGCCTGAGCGGTGAACTCAGCGAGGATCAGTTCAAGCCGCTGCGCCTGATGAACGGCCTGTACCTGCAACTGCACGCCTACATGCTGCGTATCGCCGTGCCCTACGGCGTGCTGTCGTCGCGTCAGATGCGCACTTTCGCCCATATCGCGCGCACCTATGACCGCGATTTCGGCCACTTCACCACGCGCCAGAATATCCAGTTCAACTGGATCAAGCTGGCCGACACGCCGCAGATTCTCGAAGAGCTGGCGGCGGTCGAAATGCACGCCATCCAGACGTCGGGCAACTGCATCCGCAACACCACGACCGATCAGTTCGCCGGCGCCGCCAAGGACGAACTCGACGATCCGCGTCCGTGGGCCGAACTGATCCGTCAGTGGTCGACCTTCCATCCGGAATTCACCTTCCTGCCGCGCAAGTTCAAAATCGCCATCACCGGCGCCACCCGCGACCGCGCCGCCATCCGCGTGCACGACATCGGGCTGCAACTGACGGCCAACGGCTTCGACGTCTATGTCGGCGGCGGCATGGGCCGCACGCCGCACCTCGGCCACCTGATCAAATCGGGCGTGCCGGGCGAAAAGCTGCTCAGCTATCTCGAAGCCGCCCTGCGCGTCTATAACCGTTATGGCCGCCGCGACAATATCTACAAGGCGCGCATCAAGATCCTCGTTTCCGCTCTGGGGCCTCAGGAATATGCGCGTCAGGTCGAAGAGGAATGGGCCACGCTCGATCAGGCGCAGATCGACGCGCCGCACGCCGAAATCGCGCGCATCAAGAGCTTCTTCCCGCAGCCGAACTATGCCGACAAGGCCTTCGACGCCGCGGCTATTGAGCGCGCCAAAGCCGCCGATCCGGGCTTTGCCCGCTGGATGCGCAACAACACGCTGGCACACCGTCGCGACGACCACGTCTCGGTGACCATTTCGCTGAAGCCGACCGGAATGCCGCCGGGCGACGCCTCTTCGGCGCAGATGGACGCCATGGCCGACGCCGCCGACGCCTTTGGATACGGCGAACTGCGCGTCTCGCACGAACAGAACGTCATCCTACCGCACGTGGCCAAGGCCGACCTCTACGAGCTGTATCGTCAGCTGGATCAGAACGGTCTGTCTTCCGCCAATGTCGGCAAGATCACCGACATGATCGCCTGCCCCGGCCTCGACTACTGCTCGCTGGCCAATGCCCGCGCCATCCCGCTGGCGCAGGACATTTCCAACCGCTTTGCCGACGAAGGCCTGACGGACAAGATCGGCGATCTGCAGATCAAGATTTCGGGCTGCATCAATGCCTGTGGCCACCACCATGTCGGTCATATCGGCATTCTGGGCGTCGATAAGCAGGGCGAGGAATTCTACCAGATCCTGCTCGGCGGCCGCGCCGACGAAAAGGCCGCGTTGGGCGTCATCACGGGCAAGGGCCTCAGCGCCGAAGCCGTGCCCGCCGCGCTGGAGCGTCTGGTCAATCTCTATCTCGAACTGCGCACGGATGAGACCGAGCGCTTCATCGACACCGTGGGCCGCCTCGGCCGCGAAGCCTTTGCCGGAGCCCTGCATGAGCCAGCTTAA
- a CDS encoding DUF934 domain-containing protein — translation MSQLNSSHAPQLVSDQGEVRDNAWTVLADDEAIGVDQVVLGFERAVNELDGLNGRYGVRVMPGDDVRKLAPHLSKIALIEVAFPGYRDGRGYSTARILRQDLRFDGEIRAVGDVLRDQVFWMMRCGFNAFLLKDADPQGAIKHARSLYANAYQSAADGLKPVWALRHPA, via the coding sequence ATGAGCCAGCTTAATTCTTCCCACGCCCCGCAACTGGTCTCGGATCAGGGCGAGGTGCGCGACAATGCCTGGACCGTGCTGGCCGACGATGAGGCCATCGGCGTCGATCAGGTCGTGCTCGGTTTCGAGCGCGCCGTGAACGAACTGGACGGGCTGAACGGCCGCTACGGCGTGCGCGTCATGCCCGGTGACGACGTGCGCAAGCTCGCGCCGCACCTGTCGAAGATCGCCCTGATCGAGGTCGCCTTCCCCGGCTATCGCGACGGCCGCGGCTATTCGACGGCGCGCATCCTGCGTCAGGACCTTCGCTTCGACGGCGAAATCCGCGCGGTCGGCGACGTGCTGCGCGATCAGGTCTTCTGGATGATGCGTTGCGGCTTCAACGCCTTCCTGCTGAAAGACGCCGATCCGCAGGGCGCGATCAAGCACGCCCGCAGCCTCTATGCCAATGCCTATCAGTCCGCCGCCGATGGGCTGAAACCTGTATGGGCCCTGCGCCATCCTGCTTAA
- a CDS encoding phosphoadenylyl-sulfate reductase, with product MTVLINNLVADTPEHEYARKLSAKYEGWNAESILRDVIEHEFAGTIAMTSSFGADAAALLHLVAKIDRTTPVIFLDTDRHFFQTLQYRDELVEQLGLTNLVNLRPALEDVRALDPKNTLFQSDPDACCNFRKTRPLAAVTKDYAAWISGRKRHQASTRANLSVVEYDGRGFKINPLANWTAQDVTDYIRANGLPEHPLVEQGYPSIGCFTCTKPVEAGQDARSGRWAGQDKTECGIHLSVYEDGEGI from the coding sequence ATGACTGTCCTGATCAATAATCTGGTCGCCGATACGCCTGAGCATGAATATGCGCGCAAGCTGTCGGCCAAGTACGAAGGCTGGAACGCCGAGTCGATCCTGCGCGACGTCATCGAGCACGAGTTTGCCGGCACAATCGCCATGACCTCGTCCTTCGGCGCCGATGCGGCCGCGCTGCTGCATCTGGTGGCCAAGATCGACCGCACCACGCCGGTCATCTTCCTCGACACCGACCGGCACTTCTTTCAGACTCTGCAATACCGCGACGAGCTGGTGGAGCAACTGGGCCTGACCAATCTGGTGAATCTGCGCCCGGCGCTGGAAGACGTGCGCGCGCTCGATCCGAAGAACACGCTGTTCCAGAGCGATCCGGACGCCTGCTGCAACTTCCGCAAGACCAGGCCTCTGGCGGCGGTGACCAAGGACTATGCGGCGTGGATTTCGGGCCGCAAACGCCATCAGGCCTCGACGCGCGCCAATCTTTCGGTCGTCGAATATGACGGGCGCGGCTTCAAGATCAATCCGCTGGCCAACTGGACCGCGCAAGACGTGACGGACTATATCCGCGCCAACGGCCTGCCGGAGCATCCGCTGGTCGAGCAGGGCTATCCGTCGATCGGCTGCTTCACCTGCACCAAGCCGGTTGAAGCCGGTCAGGACGCGCGTTCGGGCCGCTGGGCCGGTCAGGACAAGACCGAATGCGGCATCCACCTCAGCGTCTATGAGGACGGCGAAGGGATTTAA
- a CDS encoding TetR/AcrR family transcriptional regulator, producing the protein MSNLTSTSDAILNCARNLIIAGGYNGFSYADIAGVVGIRKPSIHHHFPSKVDLVRTLVSKYREEAQAGIAAMARHIPDPLDQLRAYAGYWETCITDARASFCICALLANELPILPEVIALEVRAHFRSLSKWLASVLARGAQQGRLHFIGSAAVEAEMFLATVHGAMLSARAYGDPQMFGAIITPLIDRLTVRP; encoded by the coding sequence ATGAGCAACCTGACCTCGACCTCCGACGCCATTCTGAACTGCGCGCGCAATCTGATCATTGCCGGCGGCTATAACGGTTTCAGCTATGCCGACATCGCCGGCGTGGTGGGGATTCGCAAGCCCAGCATCCACCACCACTTCCCCAGCAAGGTCGATCTGGTCCGCACGCTGGTCTCGAAATACCGCGAAGAGGCGCAGGCCGGCATTGCGGCGATGGCGCGCCATATCCCGGACCCGCTGGACCAATTGCGCGCCTATGCCGGCTATTGGGAGACCTGCATCACGGACGCCCGTGCGTCCTTCTGCATCTGCGCCTTGCTGGCCAACGAACTGCCCATCTTGCCGGAAGTCATTGCGCTGGAGGTGCGCGCGCATTTCCGTAGTCTTTCCAAATGGCTGGCCTCGGTGCTGGCGCGCGGCGCACAGCAAGGGCGTTTGCATTTCATCGGTTCTGCTGCGGTAGAGGCCGAGATGTTCCTGGCCACCGTGCACGGCGCCATGTTGTCGGCGCGCGCCTATGGCGACCCGCAGATGTTCGGCGCCATTATTACGCCGCTGATCGACCGTTTGACCGTCCGGCCCTAA
- a CDS encoding GFA family protein → MTIHQGSCHCGKIAFEAKGDFTTAIDCNCSMCRRRGSLLAFIARTDFKLSGAREDLSVYKFNQHRLNHYFCDVCGIAPFSEGVGPDGKETTAVNLRCVPDVDLDSLTLHRWDGASH, encoded by the coding sequence ATGACCATCCATCAGGGGAGCTGCCACTGCGGCAAGATTGCCTTCGAAGCCAAAGGCGATTTCACCACGGCCATCGACTGCAATTGCTCGATGTGCCGACGGCGCGGCAGTTTGCTGGCCTTTATCGCCCGCACGGATTTCAAGCTGAGCGGCGCGCGGGAAGACCTGTCTGTCTATAAGTTCAATCAACATCGTCTGAACCACTATTTCTGCGACGTCTGCGGCATTGCCCCGTTCAGCGAAGGCGTGGGACCGGATGGCAAAGAAACGACGGCGGTCAATCTGCGTTGCGTGCCGGATGTCGATCTCGACAGTCTGACCCTCCATAGGTGGGACGGCGCGTCGCACTGA
- a CDS encoding Hsp33 family molecular chaperone HslO — protein sequence MTSYPLPSQDYAARFVLDTLPVHGRLVRLDETLNAILDAHAYPDAIATLLGEACVLAVMVGSALKFEGRLIMQAQGQGVVRYVVADYDTRGSLRGFCRFDPEELKALEAENAGSFQSLGAQQLLGRGTFIMTLEPDGPGDRYQGVTPIEGDSLSLCAEHYFAQSEQIPTQIKLAVARESTPDGIRWRAGGAMIQALAGDDTRGDTREAFQHVRALFATLGEEELTDFELDAERLLFRLFHEDGVRLSSPQPVARLCRCSQTRVEDLVRSFSAAEQSDMIEPDGKVHITCEYCSKTFFVEP from the coding sequence TGGACACGCTTCCCGTGCATGGGCGTCTGGTGCGTCTCGATGAAACGCTGAACGCGATTCTCGACGCCCACGCCTACCCGGACGCCATCGCCACCCTGCTGGGCGAGGCCTGCGTGCTGGCGGTGATGGTCGGTTCGGCGCTGAAATTCGAGGGGCGTCTGATCATGCAGGCGCAGGGGCAGGGCGTGGTGCGCTATGTTGTGGCCGATTACGATACGCGCGGGTCTTTGCGCGGCTTCTGCCGGTTCGATCCGGAAGAACTGAAGGCGCTGGAGGCCGAAAACGCCGGCAGCTTCCAGTCGCTGGGCGCGCAGCAACTGCTGGGCAGGGGTACCTTCATCATGACGCTTGAGCCCGACGGTCCCGGCGACCGTTATCAGGGCGTCACGCCGATCGAGGGCGACTCCTTGTCCCTATGCGCCGAGCACTATTTCGCCCAGTCGGAGCAGATTCCGACGCAGATCAAGCTGGCCGTGGCGCGCGAAAGCACGCCCGACGGTATTCGCTGGCGCGCCGGCGGGGCGATGATTCAGGCGCTGGCCGGTGACGATACGCGTGGCGACACGCGCGAAGCCTTCCAGCATGTGCGCGCCCTGTTCGCAACCCTGGGCGAAGAAGAACTGACCGATTTTGAACTTGACGCCGAACGCTTGCTGTTCCGCCTGTTCCATGAGGACGGCGTGCGTCTGTCGTCACCGCAGCCTGTCGCGCGTCTATGCCGCTGCTCGCAGACGCGGGTCGAGGATCTGGTACGCTCCTTCTCGGCCGCCGAACAATCGGATATGATCGAGCCGGACGGCAAGGTGCACATCACCTGCGAATATTGCTCGAAGACGTTTTTCGTCGAGCCGTGA